The following coding sequences lie in one Rutidosis leptorrhynchoides isolate AG116_Rl617_1_P2 chromosome 6, CSIRO_AGI_Rlap_v1, whole genome shotgun sequence genomic window:
- the LOC139853098 gene encoding uncharacterized protein, which translates to MSTSFFKNGSKAHVYINTIWKRHSISNSFGAPINRPPLFQQPKASFSNNRFLKRKVKDIDFSVPFAATNNTTTTTRFSWISNSGFVGWYLGMIKTRPILTKSITSALIYTAADLSSQTITGSSSEPYNLVRTIRMAGYGMIILGPSLHFWFNFVSRLFPKRDLIATFTKMFMGQAIFGPIMTVVFFSVNAALQGESGSEIEARLKRDLVPTLIGGVMYWPICDFITFRFVPVHLQPLVSNSFAYIWTVYITYMASLEKAETTE; encoded by the exons ATGAGCACAAGTTTCTTCAAGAATGGTAGCAAAGCACATGTTTACATCAATACCATATGGAAAAGACATTCAATCTCCAACTCATTCGGAGCTCCGATTAACCGACCGCCCCTTTTCCAACAACCAAAAGCTTCCTTCTCCAACAACCGATTTCTTAAAAGAAAAGTCAAAGATATTGACTTTTCTGTTCCATTTGCtgctactaataatactactactactacaagatTTTCTTGGATTTCAAATAGTGGGTTTGTCGGTTGGTATTTGGGTATGATTAAGACTCGACCCATTTTGACTAAAAGTATCACTTCCGCCCTTATTTATACCGCGGCTGATTTATCTTCTCAG ACAATCACAGGGTCAAGTTCAGAGCCTTATAATCTTGTAAGGACTATCCGTATGGCTGGATATGGAATGATAATATTAGGTCCAtcattgcatttctggttcaactTTGTTTCAAGACTTTTTCCAAAACGAGACCTTATTGCAACTTTCACGAAAATGTTCATGGGACAGGCCATTTTTGGGCCTATTATGACTGTTGTATTCTTCTCTGTAAATGCGGCACTACaag GTGAAAGTGGTTCAGAAATTGAGGCTAGATTGAAGCGAGACTTGGTCCCTACGTTGATCGGTGGTGTTATGTACTGGCCTATATGTGATTTTATCACATTCAGATTTGTCCCTGTTCATTTACAG CCACTAGTGAGCAACTCTTTTGCGTATATATGGACGGTTTACATCACATACATGGCAAGCTTAGAGAAAGCTGAAACCACCGAgtag